A genomic stretch from Schistosoma haematobium chromosome 2, whole genome shotgun sequence includes:
- a CDS encoding hypothetical protein (EggNog:ENOG4113WB4~COG:T,U) has product MASVDGVDKSELKQESEKLHAKYPGLINNASSLLHRRLSKNVKYFDSGDYNMAKSRPLVKDSFPSGNLDSPTGDTIPTVDNISVLRSKSISLQNNTTVLPQSTTACTTPTSFNLELSVATT; this is encoded by the exons ATGGCTTCGGTTGATGGTGTCGACAAAAGTGAACTTAAG CAAGAGTCGGAAAAACTTCATGCCAAATACCCTGGTTTGATTAATAATGCATCATCGTTGCTACATCGACGGCTAAGTAAAAAT GTGAAATATTTCGATTCTGGCGACTATAACATGGCTAAGTCGAGGCCATTAGTAAAGGATTCCTTTCCCTCAGGCAATTTGGACTCTCCGACGGGGGATACTATTCCAACTGTAGACAATATATCTGTACTACGGAGTAAAagtatttcattacaaaacaatACTACTGTATTACCACAATCAACGACAGCATGTACAACACCAACAA gtTTCAATTTAGAATTATCAGTTGCTACTACATAG
- a CDS encoding hypothetical protein (EggNog:ENOG410WGSE~COG:S), with the protein MTRCQSLTSIDVLDDEQRFSKAVQLVCCPGNTNQTVLSFMACDDRSTKWGEVHKELQLLGCYKPLGPDDLPPALSKGGSDCVVYKRLGIRVFQHHGMSPQLSLSLKKGSCRLCDDYQGIILLQIASKLLVSVILRRLFKTGERLTREEQVGFRSGRGCIDHIFTLRQMLEHRHTYQRPTIVVFLDIRAAFDSLDRTVLWDCLLKKGVPEEFINILKALYTNTSGRVRAYNHLSPLFHSGSGARQVAQPHHSSSTLSSMTFWKQP; encoded by the coding sequence ATGACaagatgccaatcactaacatctatCGACGTCCTGGACGATGAGCAGAGATTTTCGaaggcagttcaactggtctgctgCCCCGGCAACACCAATCAGACTGTCCTCTCCTTCATGGCTTGTGATGACCGATCCACCAAATGGGGCGAGGtccacaaggaactccaactcttgggGTGCTACAAACCActgggcccagatgacttacctccagcCCTTTCTAAAGGTGGTAGCGACTGCGTTGTTTACAAACGTTTGGGAATTAGAGTGTTCCAGCATCACGGAATGAGTCCacagttgtccctatctttaaaaaaggGTTCATGTCGTCTCTGTGACGACTATCAAGGGATAATTCTACTTcagattgcgtccaagctattggtttccgtcatacttcgtagattgttcaaaaccggagaaagattgactcgcgaggagcaggttggttttcgttctggtcgaggatgtattgatcatatcttcaccctccgccaaatgttagaacaccgccatacttatcaaaggccaacaatcgtagtgtttcttgacatcagggctgccttcgattcgttggataggactgttctctgggattgtctattgaagaagggtgtgcctgaggagtttattaacatcctaaaagccctatatacaaacacctcaggcagagtgagggcatacaaccacctttctccattgttccattcaggcAGTGGGGCTAGACAGGTTGCCCAacctcaccattcctcttcaactttgtcatcgatgacattctggaaacagcccTGA
- a CDS encoding hypothetical protein (EggNog:ENOG410X8I7~COG:O) yields MSLVFSKQNYSAPHNSDQELVRQLTDLIRQNVPYSKRLDVLGILSYTTDNGCEKFIKIDSSFSAANEGASEKLKNLSDYSTLNSVKISADHNPTKTEATDDYSQDIESEQHSSTHSPGASPPLLPPSIIQVGRVGRTDEKPDPNESEHALVTQPSDVFQSTECDADDNAYRRCRRKCRNPKRQVFDSDSHAGDSDVEDVATDVEDSVQTSKSQDYIDIAAKVPRIDPQVIVTVSNCCMKEIPSVTNSNSDIDMVSISLSSSLQDVPPSPSVLSTSPTAASVSFVPMHYSTVNRYLSPQVTTSDVSALVNNQISSGTKYAISAKSLGLGDIGDLCGILPINALLGKTLISGNDTNGSSKLLFANNIGTAVCPSASETVNPSGFTQQMTQCISSSSCTNQNLILNSNLAAAVAAAISNSSFSLSSNSNPVANNGSNLTTSIPTLNTPSIALTGPSGEILGTIPIASANSSQNIISSALGSGVVQPCSINNSLTTVSVTLPANPITGSSTGLANTLNWLRCATATVDPNSHHVINSFNPGVNASSFSVTSGNPVALLQSLVTQQQQQGVQAQIQKQQPLQPAFSVGPTLALIGTLGLNSPATCSVTGQHPSETIFTSNTGLSTPVSTVLPSTLHNNAQPGPVNSNAALVAAALLRSLTNVKQSNQELTDSNTIDANSYNPPASLTLITNSIPSSVNVVASTKANIIGFDESAGHGNNILTNRIVQSTLNLNGVITSSQAPTVCHTVSTPTQNMPTRNSIMLSYPRGGTEMNLLLTPASAHAFGTSHLTPLTAVPAALSFQGLPTSQSTSLTLTSPVLLQTPVTSTVIQTTGAISEITTTTNSYMVPSTTSFDQTSHKTDKTLTYVTERTSKVTSNSSQAPTSSSDPTTSAIDRILQTIKGCMSANANRESDNKLKIRKNESNGTYQTITGDEVNSNRAHDTKKATGTRFPPANKNSLSLENDCVSRSATTNDRLPLPPLQKSAGEPSESSPSTPINKFYRCRYCGKTFNRKFCRERHERLHTGVKPYSCELCDEKFIRLEDKKRHVRSLQHYFSNRGSLRTSGLDDQIDGGTGLGAEPSSVLPLLAQTLQGGTNIETSEKETEELCNGTDEQNLSSHLSENESEVAAAVVEFDSESRDPEENEHCNDDTKNASHLTLGDGNHIIQKEDTEDKLREIKTKLEEPSDDLLTNLRLTSKIQFNKTRCRAALKETQTAVNSSNESFCELIKVPNVVLFTTDNATDSKTTTNL; encoded by the coding sequence ATGTCTCTTGTATTTTCGAAGCAAAATTATTCTGCTCCACATAATAGTGATCAGGAGCTTGTTAGACAACTGACTGACTTGATACGACAAAATGTTCCATATTCCAAAAGACTTGATGTTTTGGGCATATTGTCTTACACAACAGATAATGGGTGCGAAAAGTTTATAAAGATTGATTCCTCATTTTCCGCTGCCAATGAAGGAGCGTCTGAAAAGCTTAAGAATCTCTCCGATTATTCCACACTAAATTCTGTTAAGATTTCTGCTGACCATAATCCAACCAAAACTGAAGCTACTGATGATTATTCACAGGATATTGAAAGTGAGCAGCATAGCTCTACTCACTCTCCTGGTGCCTCACCTCCTCTATTACCACCATCGATTATCCAGGTTGGCAGGGTTGGTCGAACAGATGAAAAACCTGATCCTAACGAGTCTGAACACGCTTTAGTCACTCAGCCTTCTGATGTATTTCAATCAACAGAATGTGACGCAGATGATAATGCCTACCGCCGCTGCCGCAGGAAGTGTCGAAATCCTAAGCGCCAAGTTTTTGACTCTGATTCACACGCTGGAGATAGTGATGTCGAAGATGTTGCTACTGACGTCGAAGATTCAGTTCAGACATCTAAATCTCAAGATTATATAGATATCGCTGCAAAAGTCCCTCGAATAGATCCACAGGTCATTGTTACTGTCTCTAACTGTTGTATGAAGGAAATTCCATCAGTTACAAATTCGAATTCTGACATTGATATGGTATCTATTTCTTTAAGTAGTAGCTTACAGGATGTTCCTCCTTCACCTTCGGTTTTATCCACATCCCCAACAGCTGCCAGTGTTTCTTTTGTCCCCATGCACTATTCTACTGTCAATAGGTATTTAAGTCCACAAGTTACCACTAGTGACGTCTCGGCGTTGGTGAACAACCAAATAAGTTCTGGCACAAAGTATGCCATTTCAGCGAAGTCTTTGGGCTTGGGGGATATTGGGGACCTCTGTGGGATTCTACCGATAAATGCTCTCCTGGGAAAAACTCTCATATCCGGAAATGATACAAATGGGTCTTCCAAATTGCTATTTGCTAACAATATTGGTACAGCAGTTTGTCCAAGTGCTTCAGAAACGGTCAATCCCTCGGGGTTTACTCAGCAAATGACACAGTGTATTAGTTCTTCATCTTGCACAAATCAGAATCTTATATTAAACTCAAACTTAGCGGCTGCTGTTGCTGCAGCGATTTCTAACTCTTCATTTTCACTGTCCAGTAATAGTAATCCAGTTGCTAACAATGGGTCAAATCTAACTACAAGTATACCTACACTGAATACTCCTTCAATAGCCTTAACAGGGCCATCCGGAGAGATTCTGGGCACAATACCAATAGCGTCTGCTAACTCATCTCAGAATATTATTTCTTCAGCCTTAGGAAGTGGTGTCGTTCAGCCTTGTTCTATAAATAATTCTCTGACAACAGTTAGTGTTACGCTACCAGCTAATCCAATTACTGGTTCTTCGACAGGCTTGGCAAACACACTGAACTGGCTACGCTGTGCCACAGCTACAGTGGACCCTAATTCACACCACGTCATCAACAGTTTTAATCCAGGTGTTAATGCGTCATCGTTTTCCGTAACATCAGGCAATCCTGTTGCTCTTCTTCAATCTTTAGTCACGCAACAACAGCAACAGGGAGTACAAGCTCAGATACAAAAACAGCAACCATTGCAACCGGCATTTTCAGTGGGACCTACTTTAGCTTTAATTGGGACCTTAGGACTTAATTCTCCAGCAACATGTTCAGTTACTGGACAACATCCATCAGAAACAATATTTACATCTAATACAGGATTGTCGACTCCTGTGTCAACAGTTTTACCCAGTACGTTGCATAATAATGCTCAACCAGGTCCCGTTAATAGCAACGCAGCCTTAGTGGCTGCTGCCTTGCTACGGAGTTTGACCAATGTGAAACAGTCAAACCAAGAACTAACCGATTCCAATACCATTGATGCGAATTCGTACAATCCCCCAGCATCTCTAACATTGATTACAAACAGCATTCCTTCCTCCGTCAATGTTGTTGCCTCAACAAAGGCAAATATAATTGGTTTTGATGAGTCGGCAGGCCATGGGAACAACATATTGACTAATAGGATTGTTCAATCAACTCTTAACTTAAATGGTGTTATTACTTCAAGCCAGGCACCGACTGTTTGTCATACAGTTTCTACTCCAACACAGAATATGCCAACTCGCAATTCTATTATGCTATCTTATCCCCGTGGAGGAACAGAAATGAATCTCTTACTAACTCCAGCATCTGCACATGCATTTGGTACATCTCATTTAACTCCTCTCACAGCTGTCCCTGCAGCATTGTCCTTCCAGGGTTTACCTACATCACAGTCTACAAGTCTAACACTAACTTCACCTGTGTTACTCCAAACTCCAGTTACATCCACAGTAATCCAGACTACAGGAGCTATTTCCGAAATCACCACCACAACTAATTCGTATATGGTCCCATCTACCACTTCATTCGACCAAACATCACATAAAACTGATAAAACTTTGACTTATGTCACGGAACGCACTTCAAAAGTTACATCTAACTCCAGTCAAGCTCCAACTTCAAGTTCTGATCCTACTACATCTGCTATAGACAGAATTCTCCAAACCATAAAAGGGTGTATGAGTGCTAATGCAAATCGAGAGTCAGACAATAAACTAAAAATACGCAAAAACGAAAGCAACGGAACATACCAAACCATCACAGGTGATGAGGTCAATAGTAATCGTGCTCATGATACAAAAAAGGCAACTGGAACTAGATTTCCTCCAGCAAATAAAAATAGTCTGTCACTTGAGAATGATTGTGTTTCTCGCTCAGCGACTACAAATGATCGATTACCTCTCCCACCACTACAAAAAAGTGCTGGAGAACCATCGGAAAGTAGTCCGTCAACTCCCATCAACAAGTTTTATCGATGCAGATACTGTGGGAAAACTTTTAACCGAAAATTCTGTCGTGAACGACATGAAAGACTTCATACTGGTGTGAAACCTTATTCCTGTGAACTTTGTGATGAGAAATTTATTCGTCTTGAAGATAAAAAGCGACATGTTAGATCGCTACAACATTACTTTTCTAATAGAGGGTCTCTAAGAACCAGTGGACTAGATGATCAGATCGATGGAGGTACGGGTCTAGGTGCTGAACCATCCAGTGTGCTGCCACTGCTGGCACAAACACTTCAAGGAGGGACGAATATAGAGACTTCTGAAAAGGAAACTGAAGAGTTGTGTAATGGAACAGATGAACAAAATTTAAGTAGTCATTTAAGTGAAAATGAATCAGAAGTTGCTGCAGCAGTTGTAGAGTTCGATAGTGAATCACGTGATCCAGAAGAAAATGAGCACTGTAATGATGATACAAAAAATGCTTCGCATTTAACATTAGGCGACGGAAACCATATCATCCAGAAGGAAGATACAGAAGATAAATTACGAGAGATAAAAACCAAATTGGAGGAACCATCGGATGATCTTTTAACTAATCTCCGCCTAACATCTAAAATACAATTCAACAAAACTAGATGTCGAGCAGCTTTAAAAGAAACTCAAACAGCTGTAAATTCGTCAAATGAAAGCTTCTGTGAACTAATCAAAGTACCTAACGTTGTTCTTTTTACTACTGATAATGCTACTGATTCAAAGACTACGACCAACTTATAG